The Silene latifolia isolate original U9 population chromosome Y, ASM4854445v1, whole genome shotgun sequence sequence TTGTCAAATAATTTTGCTAGGGCAATAAAATTACAGTTTTCCATCCTAAAAGATTGTAAAGGAGGGTAACTATCATTTAACTCGTCTCCATTAGATAAAATATAACTTCTTTCTAAAACATAAATGTATTGTTCTACATACGTAGCACAAAACCAAGGTACAAAATATGTAATCTGGTTATGAAAAGTACAAAAGTCATAAAATTCCTTTTATATTGTTGCtttttgattatcatcaaaaaaTTTTAGGAACCATGTCCTGAAAATCTCCCATCTGGGTAGCTTAAATTCTTCTTTAATCTCATATCTAGCTTCAGATCCGAAACTAAAATCTATTATAGAAGTTTTTCTATCCATTACCAAAGCTAAAACTCATTTGAGACATAGTCTCAACATTCTCTTCATTAGAATGTCCCCTTGATATGTTATCTCTATGGAGTTTAAATTCATCCATTCTAGGTTCCTTAGGTTCATCAAGAGATGAATCATCATCTCTAATTTCTTCTCTTAGTTGAGAAGTTGAGTGTCTAGATGTACTCGGGTGATCTAGTATATAGTCACATGGAGATATATAAGATCTCGAAGAATTATATCTAGTAAGTCTAGAAGGGCTGTTACTAGTTCTTCTTAACAGTCTATTAGTTTGATTATTACCAAAGTTTAAAGCAACAGATCCATCACCTGTCTATGTTACATCTAATAAATCTGTGTAAATAACAGGTTTAGGTGTCGTAGCCCTTTCAATTTTCCAATTTTCAGGGAACGATATTTCTTCCCATTTAATCCTTCTTGTGGTCGTTATATCAGACTTGTGAAAATTAGTCTCTATGACAATAGTTTCATTAATTGGTTTATCAGCCAATTTACAACAAGGATTCGGAATATATAATGGTTTAAAGTATATTCTATAACATATACAAATAATTTCAGATCCTTGAGCATAGTTATAACCATGTGTTTTAACGTTTAATGTTAACGTGGGGAATAGAGAGAGAGATTGATTCGGGTTATTATAGTGTTTTCTCAAAAGTTTAAAGTGGGGAATAGACCGTTGGTCAACACCGGTATCCTAGGAGTTGGGTCAGaatcgaaaccaaaaccaagacAAAGGAATTCTTCCAAATCAACATATCGATCAAAATTTCTCACATTCTCATCATCACATGGCGGAAGAAACCACTAAACCCTCCGCTACCGCCACCACCTCCGACGCCGAGGCAACCGACGCGGTTCCGTTGGACGAGATCGCACTTAATCACGAAACTCCACCGGAAAACCGCGATCTGGAAAAAAACTCGCAGGAAAATTCAACCGTGGGAATAACACCGGCGATGAAGGCGCAGAAATCGGTGCGATGGAGTGAACAATTGGTGTCGGAATCAACCTACACTCCCGCCATTGATTCCGATCAAACTAACAACAATAATATCAATAATCCTTACATTTCTCGTTCGTCTGCTCCATCGCTCACTCCTTCTCCCTCTATCGAAGGTTCGATTGCGATTTTCCCTAATTTTATGATAATTGCGACGATTTTGTGTAATTTTGTTAGGTTTTGGAagaattttgatgattttttgTGGAAATGCAGAGAAGATGGAAGCGGTTAGGAATGTGTTAGGAAGATGGGGAAGGAATGTCAAAGACGCTGCGAAAAAAGCTGAGGATCTCGCTGGCAATACCTGGCAACATTGTATGCATcactctctttctttttttttttttttgaatctttTGTGTGAAATCTTCGTTTTTAAGTTTAGTTTTCGGTTCGCGCGATCATGATGAAATGAATTGTGATTAATCCTATAGACTTTCTGTATGTTGTTTTCGACAAGGAGATTATATGAAATTGATGTGGTTTACATTGTACTGTAGTTTTCGGTTTGCATGATTGTGAGGAATTGAACTGTAATTTGTCTTCTAGACTTTCTGTATGAAAATTTCGACAAGGAGATTACATGAGAATTGTGTGGCGTTCTCTTCTCGCAACTGCTCGCAACTTAAGGTGATTTTTAATGGTGTGTTCTCTTGATCAGATATTGTTTTCCGAGTTGTTACTAAGAGTCGGTGACACTGCAGATTTGGGAGTTGTTTGGATTCTAAGGGTGAGATTATCAGTCAGACTCACCAAAGTCTTAAACTCTACCACATCagctttccactaacttttattatttttttattgctCAGACTTATCTCAGACTCACCTCAGACTTCATACATTATCAATCAGACTCATCTCAGACTCTACTTTTCCATACCACTTGTTTTTTtacaaactttaaaaaaaaaaaaaacaacaaaaagaaaTGACACATGTGATCCATTTATTGGATAATTTCCTTTGAATGTGGGGTTAAGACTcacccaaagtcttaagttgagtcttggatttccaagactcaacttaagactttgttaaGACTTTTATAGATTATTGCTAGTCTTGAGTgagtcttgtctcaagactaccaataatcttaccctaaaTGAAGGAAGGGAATGTCATGTTTGTAGATTGTGTGATGATGAAATGGTTTGTAGTACTAGTACTTCGTATCATCCATGTCATTAAATTTGAGCTGCAACATTATATGTTGATCAATTTGTGAAGCTTTTGGAAGGTTCAACCTGTCGCCATTTTGAGGGTGGTAATGCTGCATTTATAGCTCATTGGCCTAGATCAATCCTCAGTAACTGGTTCCAAATGATCAAAAATCAAAACTGGTTTTAATATTTGTTAGGGGTTGAATGGTTTACTACAACCGATATTATCTTGCAGTAACTCGGGCGTTTTGGAGCATTTGGGTATTTCTGATTTGAGATGGGATTGTCTGAGATGTGAGACTTCACTGATATGCATGATAGCAAGATGAGCCATTTGGTGGCATTGGGGGCTGACATTTTTACGTCATTTGTGTGTTTGGGGCTCTTCGCCTTCTACTTTATGTTTGATAGGCGGTGCTTTTGGAGGAAATCCGCCTATGCATCTAACTTTTTTTTATGTCCATTTTACATAACCTTTAGGTCTTTATATCTGGAACAAGAATTTTGATACCATTACAGCATTTGTTTTGTAGAGTTGTCAGAAGAACAGTTTGTAGCCTCATACAGaggatctctctctctctctctcttttattattattattttttttttctgttgtaGTTGAAGGTGTAGATCCAACTGTAACTTCTCTGTTTGCCTCTTTGAAAATCCCTGCTGCTCCGGATTTTCTGGTTTATTATGGATCATGGTTTGATCTGAAATTTTCCTCTGTTTGCATTTTAACAGTGAAAACAAGTCCCAGTTTTTCCGAAGCTGCTATGGGAAGAATAGTACATAGCACGAAAGTTGTAGCTGAAGGGGGCTATGAGAAAATTTTTCATCAAACATTTGACACAGTCCCTGAGGAGCTACTCCAGGATTCATTTGCATGCTACTTGTCCACATCAGCTGGTCCGGTGATGGGAACGTTGTATGTTTCTACTGCGAAGCTTGCCTTTTGCAGTGATAATCCTCTTCCTTACAAGAATGGTGATGAGACTGATTGGAGTTACTATAAGGTGAGATGTCAACTTCATGACAGTGCCCCCGCTCCCAAAATAATATCAAATTTTGTCCGTATATCTTCCCATCAAATATGTAAGCAACTGTATACATGTTCTGGTTCTCCAAGCGTTTACAATGCTGTTATTGGCAATCCTACATGGAATTCTGATCTGTGGTATCTAAATTCGTTGTGTTATATGGAGTACTAAGAATAATTCTAGGTTAAGTAGAGAATTTGAGATAATGCTATTTGTCTGAACCAAGTAGAAGTATGCTGGTATAAATTTTTCAAGGTTGGGTGTGAGCTTAGTTGTTTTAGAGATGTTTGGTAAAAAAGTTAGATGTGAAAACTTATTTGAAGGTCCTAAATATCGTTATGGTTTGGTGGTTTATTCCTATAATCCTATAAGCTTCTCTTTAACCTGTAATAAGGGCTAAGGTCACACCATATGATGAGACACTTCATTTCTTAAATTCTTAGGTTTATAAAATGCTAACTTATCCCCACATCTTTCAATGTGGAATACTCACTTATCGATACCTATTAAGACAACCCACTTATGCATGCCACTTGAATTTCTAGTTTTATAGACATGGAAACACGATTAAGCAGGTATCTTGATCGTTGTTTTATATTCAGATCGACACTCTAGGATATAGTGGATAATATTGCGTTGATAGTTTATGAGAAGCCAGGATGACTTCTACATTAACCATTGGTTTCTTCAAGACTTTGGAATGAAAAAAGGAAGGTGAATCGTGCAGTCAAGTAAAATTCAAAAGCCCTAATAAACGTTGGTTTTTGGAATTATTCTTACTAACCTCATCTTAATGGAGTTAAATACTAGTTATTCTTTGGTTTTAGATTCTAAggagtactttgttaaaatgacTCATTAAACTGGGGCTTTTGTTTTTTTATTAAGAGTAGCGGttacggttccgagtgttgggccgtgaaacattgtcacatccaaaagatgagtgtggcggagatgcatATGTTGAGGTGGATATGCGGACATAGAAGGAAAGATCGATTAatgaatgaggtgattagggaaaaggtaaaaatagcgccaatagaggacaagatgatggaaaatcgactaagatggtttggccatgtgagaaggagacctatggacgcaccagttaggaggctggagacttggagaacagaaaaggtccctagggCCTAGGAGTAGAGGGAGACCGAGACaaacatggttgagagtgataaagcacgatatgagatttgtggggcttgaggagagtatggtgacggagagggcacaatggagggaaaggatacatgtggatttttagtatttgatgtttttttgacatatttagtgtttttatttaatttttaaaaatttatttgttattctctcctttattacaccttttttaccaaccactttcttatatattttacttggtttacttttaaggcatttcGGATCCTAAATTCTATTtcgattttcaaaatcgttttaatttttattctcgatttaaattttaagtttttataaaagaaatcctgAATTCGATTTAAAACgtgtaagtttaccttgactttgtattctatttcgctctcccttttgtttttcatttttcccttttctattcgcattttgaggtgtgcgttcacccatggacggtgacaaggttattttcagtcgtttgccttaatcaaaataaatcctaaaatactactaacaagatagctagcggtaagtcagggttgaatccacagggaggctagttAATTTATCTTTTGTTTATATCTATgtttgtcttaaagtaaccaattttgggggtttgattgtttgatatCTAACAACTAATTGCATGTAAGTAAAGattgtaaacaataatattaagagtCTAGGggttcgggttcactaggtagtcatacgGGGTaaaatttaattcattgattgaacaatttatattgttgaaagtcatatgatcggtcgattcaatatttctttttagatctaacttaacatgcaatcgctataattaagttggtctaattcaattatcgtggcctatactagtcttaacccgatcggtgataatcctagttatGCGAGGCTAATTAATTAACtctgatcagtaatcaactaattagaagtaatacgataattaaacaacaatagaaagcaatttaacaatcaattcataataaccccttttctaacaacctagatcctctttcaccctagatagtaaattagctactcatactaattataataacaacaatagcaataatagaaagcataattaagaacatgatgaacaataataaagatgaataatgaattaaacaataattgaggaaagattaatagTAATACCGTAGTAATGAAGAACAAGCTTAGATccgaacaataataatgaaactaaactaaactaaaagtaTTTGAGAGTTTTAGAATAACTATGCTAAACCTATGGAAATTAAAG is a genomic window containing:
- the LOC141633657 gene encoding putative GEM-like protein 3 — translated: MAEETTKPSATATTSDAEATDAVPLDEIALNHETPPENRDLEKNSQENSTVGITPAMKAQKSVRWSEQLVSESTYTPAIDSDQTNNNNINNPYISRSSAPSLTPSPSIEEKMEAVRNVLGRWGRNVKDAAKKAEDLAGNTWQHLKTSPSFSEAAMGRIVHSTKVVAEGGYEKIFHQTFDTVPEELLQDSFACYLSTSAGPVMGTLYVSTAKLAFCSDNPLPYKNGDETDWSYYKVVIPLHQLKAVNPSTSRVNPSEKYIQIISVDNHEFWYMGFLHYENAVSILQGALQSGNLQSI